The Epilithonimonas zeae genome contains the following window.
TATTTTTCAAGATGTTTTACAACAACTTCATATTTACCAGGTAACCATATATCATCTTGATCTGATAAAAAAATAATTTCTCCTGTAGAATTCAAGAGTGCATTTTCAAAATTAGAGGTATAACCTTTTTCACCGTTGTTAAGAATCACCTTCACTCTATAATCATCGAGAGAATTTATAAATTCTATAGTTCTGTCGCTTGAGTGATCATCTGAAACAATTACTTCATCATCACGCCCTATTTGATTCAAAATAGATGTTAATTGTTCTACAATATACTTCTCGCCATTATAAGTTGCAATACAAACGCTTACTTTCATTAGTTTCTTTTATCAAATTATGGCTTAGACAGCCCTTGATTAATTCCTCTGATTATCGACTTCAACTTTGCGTATTTATCTCGTTCAAAAAAAACAACAGAAACAATCCTAAGTATAATGTATTTTATGACCAAATGAATTTTTCTTTTAAATTCAAATAAGTCGGGATATTTTCGCCAAATATAGATTTGATTTTTTATCAGGAAAAATGTACGAAATGCCGAATAGTTGTCTGACAGTTTACTTACAAAAGATTGATCAGAGTAGCCAATATTATGATTGAGAATAATTTTTGGAAAAATGACTGTACTTAGCCCAGAAGTTTTAGCAATCCTGTAACAGTACTCAAAATCCACAGCATCAATAAAAAAATCCTCATTAAAAAAATGACCTTTTATAAAATTTGTTTTAGGAAATATAGAGCCAGATGTTATACATTCATTGACTACCAAACTATCAAAATCACCACTATAAGCTAGACTATCATTTGAAATATAATTGGTACCAAAAACCCCAATTTCTTCCTGGTTGTTTTCTGTAACGAGTTTTTTATATTGATTTAAAACACCGAAGTCAAAACTACTATCCTGATCAA
Protein-coding sequences here:
- a CDS encoding glycosyltransferase family protein, whose amino-acid sequence is MMKLAGVVITFFPDIPELQKNINSYIDDLDFLVIWENTPIDKRNYKEDDLKNISDKVIVMGVGSNLGIGAALNQSIWHLLDYDCDYFVTFDQDSSFDFGVLNQYKKLVTENNQEEIGVFGTNYISNDSLAYSGDFDSLVVNECITSGSIFPKTNFIKGHFFNEDFFIDAVDFEYCYRIAKTSGLSTVIFPKIILNHNIGYSDQSFVSKLSDNYSAFRTFFLIKNQIYIWRKYPDLFEFKRKIHLVIKYIILRIVSVVFFERDKYAKLKSIIRGINQGLSKP